In Hemitrygon akajei chromosome 9, sHemAka1.3, whole genome shotgun sequence, the following are encoded in one genomic region:
- the LOC140732676 gene encoding uncharacterized protein, translated as MSTRSSIKSLSKSSSSCDRGSRASSKATQARAKAEAAKVRARFAKEELEVKMKAAAREAENQKEKAAREAENQKEKAAREAEAAAREAENQKEAAAREAENELERKRVEARLEALKLEREAAAAEVEAELIEDAEEMHDPKDGKSTSEKIGLERTRDYVQSQMEWKTLSSSLYLFDNVPLHEESWRGPTASRPSEEDNLPSQLRDEPRNARAHDKLGV; from the exons atgtcaacccgatccagcatcaagtcgttgtcaaagtcatcgtcatcctgcgataggggcagtagggcatcaagtaaggccacccaagcaagagcgaaagcagaagccgccaaggtgcgagcgcgctttgccaaagaagaattagaagtaaagatgaaagcggctgccagagaagccgaaaaccagaaggaaaaggctgccagagaagccgaaaaccagaaggaaaaggccgccagagaagccgaagcggctgccagagaagccgaaaaccagaaggaagcggctgccagagaagccgaaaacgaattggaaaggaaaagggtagaggcacggttagaagcgctgaagctagaacgagaagcagcagctgccgaggtggaagcagagttaatagaagacgccgaagaaatgcatgatccgaaggacggaaaatctacctcagaaaagatcggattggaacgtacaagggactatgtccaatctcaaatggaatggaagactctttcttcctctctttacttattcgataacgtcccacttcacgaggagtcttggagaggcccgacggcatcacgtccatccgaggaagataatttaccctcgcaactccgtgatgaacccaggaatgcaagggctcacgacaa attagGTGTCTGA